The genomic segment TTCGCCGTTACAAACCCGCCCAACGAGCACAAAAATAACCATACGAGTTTTGGGACTGATGACCACCGACACCGCTTCGAACCGCCGCCTTCGCCTGCCGCTGATGCTGACGCTGATGATCGCGCTGGGCGCTTGCGGGATGAAAGCGCCGGAGCGCGCGGAGGCGATGAACTTCGCCCGCGCCGAGACCTCCTCCCACCAGCAGATCGACCCGGCCCGCCGCGACCGCGCGGTGGCGATCGCGAAAGAACTGCGCGCGCGCGGCCAGCGGGTCTGGTGCGTGCCCTTCGCGCGCAACGCCTCGGGCATCGACCTGCGCGGCAATGCCAAGACCTGGTGGTCGCAGGCCGCCGGCGTCTACCAGCGCAGCCATACCCCCAAGGTCGGCGCGGTCATGGCCTTCTCGGCGACCCGCAAGATGCCGCTCGGCCATGTCGCGGTGGTCTCCAAGGTGGTTTCGGA from the Rhodobacter xanthinilyticus genome contains:
- a CDS encoding CHAP domain-containing protein; amino-acid sequence: MTTDTASNRRLRLPLMLTLMIALGACGMKAPERAEAMNFARAETSSHQQIDPARRDRAVAIAKELRARGQRVWCVPFARNASGIDLRGNAKTWWSQAAGVYQRSHTPKVGAVMAFSATRKMPLGHVAVVSKVVSDREILIDHANWRRNQISLGMKVIDVSKANDWSQVKVTNTGARTYPVAGFISK